In Acidobacteriota bacterium, a single window of DNA contains:
- a CDS encoding MOSC domain-containing protein, giving the protein MNHLIGTVQALYRYPVKSMAGEALQTATLGWHGMEGDRRFAFRRVAETGGFPWLSAGRLPALIRYQPYASSAGSSPTHVRTPDGRELELHGAALCDELAALHGAELQLMHLKHGMFDEAPLALITTETLGTLSTKAGTVLDVRRFRPNILLATNLAIGSGAPFPENDWIGKLIVFGETDDAAAMNVTQRDVRCAMVNLDPETGVATPGILKAVVQANENCAGVYGGVFRTGKISLGDRVFVVDV; this is encoded by the coding sequence ATGAATCACTTGATTGGTACCGTCCAAGCCCTCTACCGCTATCCCGTTAAATCCATGGCGGGCGAAGCCTTGCAAACCGCTACACTCGGTTGGCATGGGATGGAAGGCGACCGCCGCTTTGCGTTCCGCCGCGTGGCGGAAACGGGCGGGTTCCCCTGGCTGTCGGCGGGCCGCTTACCCGCGCTGATTCGCTATCAACCATACGCGTCTAGCGCCGGTTCCTCGCCTACCCACGTGCGCACGCCTGATGGACGTGAATTGGAATTGCACGGCGCGGCGTTGTGCGATGAGCTGGCTGCCTTGCACGGCGCCGAGTTGCAACTGATGCACCTCAAGCACGGCATGTTTGATGAAGCGCCGCTCGCGCTCATTACCACCGAAACGCTCGGCACCCTGTCAACAAAGGCTGGGACTGTATTGGATGTGCGCCGCTTCCGCCCCAACATTTTGCTTGCCACCAACCTTGCAATTGGCAGCGGCGCTCCGTTCCCTGAAAACGATTGGATCGGCAAGCTGATCGTTTTTGGCGAAACTGACGACGCGGCGGCGATGAATGTGACGCAGCGCGATGTGCGTTGCGCGATGGTCAACCTTGATCCTGAGACGGGCGTGGCGACACCTGGGATTTTGAAAGCCGTGGTGCAGGCCAACGAAAATTGCGCGGGCGTGTATGGCGGCGTCTTCCGCACGGGAAAGATTTCGTTGGGCGACCGGGTTTTTGTGGTGGATGTGTAG
- a CDS encoding CHAT domain-containing protein — protein MSTPRFAFRLLVGLSLLLWRSPASRGQGAAPEPLRLNQPLERALERGSSHLYQFTLAAGEYARVEIDQHGADVAALLAHADGEKLAEVNLTGSRGYEFVSVTAAESATYRLEIRALSTTAKSSRYQIKLAAQRAATDRDQQWMTAERLLLEGARLYKDPAQLRQAVEKLQAALPLLRAAGDRYGEGVALRLLGVAHFRKNENQQARAYANQAVALFRELGDQREVAVTLGTVGDVLIALGEAQQALDAANEALRMWQAVGDAYYEGRALYDLGLACSNLRDQPRALAYFEQALPLFRQLGERHLEAGTLGNLGNMYRRQGDLLKAAQYYEQARLLQQAEGDTANLAGTLNNLGIVYKTQGDYPKAIGAYTQALQVWHGMKLRSGEALALINLGNLYNVQERWRDAREVAMQGLSLAEELGESRSILGARQALALAAYGAGQLAEARQQLDQALALTEAMRARILNRSQRASWFAAQHEVYTLYFDVLMAQHAQQPTAGYAAQALQVCESTRARVLLELLTEAGIDLRRDLPPALAEQERALQTRIEAADAAQRKVPAGQPAAEQNGAGNAAARDLALLTAEYEQLQTQIRRSHPQYAELKQTHPLSLTELQQQVLDEKTLLLEYALGQKRSVLFAVTPTALHSFKLPGAAEINAAAKRYYQLLTALGKPPVFRDLVAKEVWRKQLRLDTATAAAALSRMLLEPARDLLGQKRLLIVPDGALHYVPFAALPELGKRDGGLGARQKRPQSLVPNPQPLIARHEIMSLPSASTLAVLRQELKDRPPAAKTLALLADPVFDATDERVQGNVAKDQPSDVKAEAKGELALLRDAWIDFAADAGESSGNAMLTRLPATRLEAQALQKLVPASERLMALDFEANRATALSEALRQYRYVHFATHGLLNSAQPELSGLVLSLVDRQGQPQNGFLRALDVFNLKLPAELVVLSGCRTALGKEINGEGLVGLTRGFMYAGARRVLASTWSVNDAATAELMQRFYSGLLSAKAHTQPLSPAAALRAAQLALWRDKRWQDPYYWAAFVLQGEW, from the coding sequence ATGAGCACGCCACGCTTTGCCTTTCGTCTCCTGGTTGGTTTGAGCCTTTTGCTGTGGCGGTCGCCTGCCTCACGGGGACAAGGCGCCGCGCCTGAGCCGCTCCGACTAAACCAGCCCCTCGAACGCGCGCTTGAGCGTGGGTCTAGCCATCTTTATCAATTCACACTCGCAGCCGGTGAATATGCGCGCGTTGAAATAGATCAACACGGAGCGGATGTCGCCGCACTCTTAGCACACGCGGACGGCGAAAAGCTGGCGGAGGTGAATCTCACCGGCAGCCGGGGCTATGAGTTTGTTTCGGTGACCGCCGCTGAGTCCGCCACTTATCGCCTTGAAATCCGCGCTCTATCAACGACGGCCAAGTCCAGCCGCTATCAGATCAAACTCGCCGCGCAACGGGCCGCGACTGACCGCGATCAACAATGGATGACAGCCGAACGCCTGCTGCTGGAAGGCGCGCGCCTGTACAAAGACCCTGCCCAGTTGCGCCAGGCGGTGGAAAAACTCCAAGCCGCATTGCCGTTGCTGCGTGCGGCGGGCGACCGTTACGGTGAGGGCGTGGCGCTGCGTCTGCTGGGGGTGGCACACTTCAGAAAGAACGAGAACCAGCAGGCGCGTGCCTATGCGAATCAAGCCGTGGCGCTGTTTCGTGAATTGGGCGATCAACGCGAAGTCGCTGTGACGCTGGGAACAGTGGGCGATGTGTTGATTGCCTTGGGTGAGGCGCAGCAGGCGCTGGACGCCGCCAACGAAGCCCTGCGAATGTGGCAAGCCGTGGGGGATGCCTATTACGAAGGCCGCGCGCTTTATGACTTGGGGCTGGCTTGCTCGAACCTGCGCGATCAGCCGCGCGCGCTTGCCTATTTTGAGCAAGCCCTGCCGCTCTTCCGCCAACTGGGCGAGCGTCATCTCGAGGCGGGCACGCTCGGTAATTTGGGCAACATGTATCGTCGGCAAGGGGACTTGCTGAAGGCGGCCCAATATTACGAACAGGCGCGCCTGTTGCAGCAAGCGGAAGGGGACACCGCCAATCTGGCCGGGACGTTGAACAACCTCGGCATCGTCTATAAAACGCAGGGCGATTACCCCAAGGCCATCGGCGCCTACACGCAAGCGCTCCAGGTCTGGCACGGCATGAAGCTGCGCTCCGGCGAAGCGCTGGCGTTAATCAATCTGGGCAATCTCTACAACGTGCAGGAGCGTTGGCGCGACGCCCGCGAGGTCGCCATGCAAGGGTTGTCGTTGGCCGAAGAGCTCGGCGAGTCGCGCAGTATTCTGGGCGCACGCCAGGCCTTGGCGTTGGCCGCGTATGGCGCGGGCCAACTGGCGGAAGCGCGGCAACAGCTCGACCAAGCACTGGCCCTGACGGAAGCCATGCGGGCGCGCATCCTCAATCGCAGCCAGCGCGCTTCGTGGTTCGCGGCCCAGCACGAGGTCTACACGCTTTACTTTGATGTGTTAATGGCCCAGCACGCGCAACAGCCCACGGCTGGTTATGCGGCCCAGGCGTTGCAGGTGTGCGAAAGCACGCGGGCGCGCGTCTTGTTGGAATTGCTGACCGAAGCCGGGATTGATTTGCGGCGTGACCTGCCGCCCGCGCTGGCCGAACAAGAACGCGCACTGCAAACGCGCATCGAAGCCGCCGACGCCGCGCAACGCAAAGTGCCGGCTGGCCAACCGGCTGCCGAACAAAACGGCGCGGGCAACGCGGCGGCGCGGGACTTAGCGCTGCTGACGGCGGAATACGAACAGTTGCAAACGCAGATCAGGCGCAGCCATCCGCAGTATGCCGAATTGAAACAGACGCACCCCCTCAGTCTGACAGAGTTGCAACAGCAAGTGCTGGATGAAAAGACGTTGTTGCTTGAATACGCTCTCGGTCAAAAACGCAGCGTCCTCTTTGCGGTGACTCCCACGGCTTTGCACAGTTTCAAGCTGCCGGGTGCTGCCGAAATTAACGCGGCGGCCAAACGCTACTATCAACTGCTGACCGCGTTGGGCAAGCCGCCGGTCTTTCGCGATCTCGTTGCGAAAGAAGTTTGGCGGAAACAATTACGGCTGGATACCGCAACGGCGGCGGCGGCGTTGAGTCGAATGTTGTTGGAGCCTGCGCGCGACTTGCTCGGGCAAAAACGGCTGTTGATCGTGCCCGATGGCGCTTTGCATTACGTGCCGTTTGCGGCGCTGCCAGAACTGGGGAAGAGGGATGGGGGATTAGGGGCTAGACAGAAGCGGCCCCAGTCCCTAGTTCCTAACCCCCAGCCCCTGATCGCCAGGCACGAAATCATGAGCCTGCCTTCGGCTTCCACGCTGGCCGTCTTGCGGCAGGAGTTGAAGGATCGTCCGCCTGCCGCCAAGACGCTCGCCTTGCTGGCCGATCCCGTTTTTGACGCGACCGACGAGCGCGTGCAGGGAAACGTCGCCAAAGACCAGCCCTCAGACGTTAAGGCGGAAGCTAAGGGCGAACTCGCGTTGTTGCGCGATGCCTGGATTGATTTTGCGGCGGACGCCGGCGAGTCATCCGGCAATGCGATGCTCACGCGCCTGCCCGCGACGCGCCTGGAAGCGCAGGCACTACAAAAGCTGGTACCCGCGTCAGAACGCTTGATGGCTTTGGATTTCGAGGCCAATCGCGCGACGGCTTTGAGCGAGGCGCTGCGCCAATATCGTTACGTGCACTTCGCTACGCACGGCTTGCTGAACAGTGCGCAACCTGAATTGTCGGGGCTGGTGCTGTCGCTGGTTGACCGGCAGGGGCAACCGCAAAACGGTTTTTTGCGCGCGCTGGATGTCTTCAATCTGAAACTTCCGGCGGAGTTGGTGGTGCTGAGCGGCTGCCGCACCGCGCTCGGCAAAGAAATCAACGGCGAGGGACTGGTGGGGCTGACACGCGGCTTTATGTATGCGGGTGCGCGGCGCGTGCTGGCCAGCACTTGGTCGGTGAATGACGCCGCGACGGCGGAGTTGATGCAACGTTTTTACAGCGGTCTGTTAAGTGCTAAGGCGCATACGCAACCGCTCAGCCCAGCCGCCGCCTTGCGCGCGGCGCAACTTGCGCTGTGGCGCGACAAGCGCTGGCAAGACCCCTATTACTGGGCCGCCTTCGTGTTGCAAGGCGAATGGTAA
- a CDS encoding sigma-70 family RNA polymerase sigma factor, translating into MNTTTSVVRSRKPRDLTPEQFDKLLATLAADRESAAEEYEQLRRALMTFFEFRGALQPADEADEVIDRVARRLDEGREIFTAHPRNYFYAVARNVWRERLASPVTEVELAAQVLPAFAQARNPLELLEASEAEQIRLQRLQCLQSCLQQLEETERALIVSYYEGSGGDKIRNRQALALRLGIPVTTLRVRACRLREKLETRVRRCLQRSKKEK; encoded by the coding sequence ATGAACACCACCACTTCAGTCGTGAGGTCGCGCAAACCCCGTGACCTGACGCCGGAGCAATTCGACAAACTGCTTGCGACCTTGGCGGCTGACCGCGAATCAGCCGCCGAAGAGTACGAGCAGTTGCGTCGAGCCTTAATGACGTTTTTCGAATTTCGCGGCGCCCTCCAACCAGCGGATGAAGCCGATGAGGTCATTGACCGCGTCGCGCGCCGCTTAGACGAGGGCCGCGAAATCTTTACCGCCCATCCGCGCAATTACTTTTACGCCGTGGCGCGCAACGTTTGGCGCGAACGGCTAGCCAGCCCGGTTACCGAAGTCGAGCTTGCTGCGCAAGTCCTGCCTGCCTTTGCGCAAGCGCGCAATCCGCTGGAGCTTTTGGAAGCGTCCGAAGCAGAGCAGATCCGCCTGCAACGGTTGCAATGCCTGCAAAGTTGTCTGCAACAGCTTGAAGAGACGGAGCGCGCCTTGATCGTCAGTTATTACGAAGGCAGCGGCGGCGACAAAATCAGAAATCGGCAGGCGCTGGCCCTCCGGCTGGGCATCCCGGTCACGACCTTGCGCGTGCGCGCCTGCCGCTTGCGCGAGAAATTGGAGACGCGCGTCCGGCGCTGTTTGCAGCGCTCCAAAAAAGAGAAATAA